The following are encoded in a window of Candidatus Poribacteria bacterium genomic DNA:
- a CDS encoding sigma-70 family RNA polymerase sigma factor: protein MKQDDVQIVHAIRGGDSTAFTALVEKHKKAVYGVILPKVRDFHQAQDLTSETFVTAYLSIESLDAPEKVGMWLCGIARNLANKWLYREKRDDLSVERLLENTWESAHKAQLLHVSAAEKTPDETAEHAELRQLLWRCLISLPDISSEVLILSYIREMKSAEIAQFLGISRTAVTTRLSDARKRLKKEMIRMVENTIESQPLAEDFTEQVVTEAVKRGERYLAEGNWKSAREQFQRAADVQADYAPAYRGLGMVAREMIEEQLSFPDGMVDSTLIEEACTELACAYRLGARDPDTVRALAHLYHQFQRCEEYVDLLWNFAMTTDDFDAGFDAGCRSIAEMQEPCVADHKRSVNAHKTLLKRFDGQATLTDQLDSYLHVFDAYREVGCAADWLEQTEHLVEQIGDEITLMHRALYTRERGKMLRELGRYWEAIYTFEAFIDWLKNTETVDPEKQALLIGAQGDYLHLAPTYYQLGEHQKVKVLLAEAEANLESYLIERDTVLGSITDESETTRKRLEQIYRNAGGYPMGGSVADIRRWLNRKYFIAIHIATTCLALGCAEVGEGEAAIRLLHRAAQHWDQRRDYIGEKVMVWSSGGRIMAYLAAMTLKFRNERGASLEYLKRAHEDRRRAARGSIKRFFEEDEAFESVRHDPEFLAVVNAPVVSQ, encoded by the coding sequence TTGAAACAAGATGACGTACAAATCGTTCACGCCATCCGAGGTGGGGATTCCACAGCCTTTACAGCACTTGTTGAAAAACACAAAAAGGCGGTGTACGGCGTCATTTTGCCGAAAGTGCGGGACTTCCATCAAGCCCAAGATTTGACGTCGGAGACGTTTGTCACAGCGTATCTATCGATCGAATCCCTCGACGCACCGGAAAAAGTCGGGATGTGGCTGTGTGGGATCGCGCGGAATCTCGCTAACAAGTGGCTCTACCGGGAGAAGCGGGACGATTTGAGCGTTGAGAGGTTACTCGAAAACACCTGGGAATCAGCGCACAAAGCCCAACTCCTACACGTCAGCGCAGCGGAAAAAACGCCTGACGAAACTGCCGAACACGCAGAACTGCGTCAACTACTGTGGCGTTGCCTTATTTCGTTACCTGACATCTCTTCTGAGGTCCTAATTCTATCCTACATCCGCGAAATGAAGTCCGCTGAGATTGCACAGTTTCTAGGGATTTCACGGACAGCGGTTACCACACGATTGTCAGATGCACGCAAACGGTTGAAGAAAGAGATGATTCGTATGGTCGAAAACACGATTGAGAGCCAACCTTTGGCAGAAGACTTTACCGAACAGGTTGTCACAGAAGCGGTAAAACGGGGTGAGCGGTATCTTGCCGAAGGCAATTGGAAAAGTGCCCGTGAACAGTTCCAGCGCGCCGCAGACGTTCAAGCTGACTACGCCCCCGCATATCGAGGACTCGGTATGGTCGCACGGGAGATGATTGAGGAGCAACTTTCTTTCCCAGATGGAATGGTTGATAGCACGTTGATTGAAGAAGCGTGTACCGAACTCGCCTGTGCCTATCGACTCGGCGCACGGGACCCCGATACGGTTCGGGCACTAGCGCATCTGTACCATCAGTTTCAACGGTGTGAGGAATATGTGGACCTGCTTTGGAACTTTGCCATGACGACAGACGATTTCGACGCTGGCTTCGACGCCGGGTGCAGAAGTATTGCCGAGATGCAGGAGCCGTGCGTCGCTGACCACAAGCGATCAGTAAACGCCCACAAAACGCTGCTGAAGCGGTTTGACGGTCAGGCAACCCTTACCGACCAACTCGATTCATATCTCCACGTCTTTGATGCGTACCGCGAGGTCGGATGTGCTGCCGATTGGTTGGAACAGACCGAGCATCTAGTTGAGCAGATCGGTGATGAAATCACACTGATGCATCGCGCACTCTACACGCGTGAACGTGGTAAAATGTTGCGCGAATTGGGACGCTACTGGGAAGCGATTTATACCTTTGAAGCGTTCATCGACTGGCTCAAAAATACGGAGACAGTGGATCCAGAAAAGCAGGCGCTTCTCATTGGGGCACAGGGTGACTATCTCCATCTCGCACCGACCTATTATCAGCTTGGTGAACATCAAAAGGTGAAGGTGCTGCTTGCAGAAGCCGAAGCCAACCTTGAGAGTTACCTCATTGAGCGAGACACCGTGCTGGGGAGTATCACCGATGAAAGCGAGACAACGCGCAAACGGTTGGAGCAGATTTATCGAAACGCCGGAGGTTATCCTATGGGAGGCAGTGTGGCGGATATCCGTCGCTGGCTGAATCGGAAGTATTTCATAGCGATCCACATCGCCACGACGTGCCTCGCTCTGGGCTGCGCAGAGGTAGGGGAGGGTGAAGCTGCTATCCGCCTATTGCACCGCGCGGCGCAACATTGGGACCAACGCCGAGATTATATCGGGGAAAAGGTGATGGTGTGGTCGTCCGGGGGAAGAATCATGGCGTATCTGGCAGCGATGACCCTAAAATTCCGAAACGAACGCGGAGCAAGTCTCGAATATCTCAAGCGTGCTCACGAAGATCGGCGACGCGCAGCACGTGGTTCAATTAAGCGTTTTTTTGAGGAGGACGAAGCCTTCGAGTCCGTGCGGCATGACCCAGAATTTCTTGCAGTTGTGAATGCTCCGGTTGTTAGCCAGTAG
- a CDS encoding nucleoside triphosphate pyrophosphohydrolase family protein, with protein MKNFNTYQTESRKTWGIIPMNHPIVYPTMGLVNEAGEVAGKIKKIFRDQKGQITEEDRQSLKNELGDVLWYLTQICTELGLTLEEVAETNITKLSSRQERGKLRGSGDNR; from the coding sequence ATGAAAAATTTTAACACATATCAAACTGAATCCAGAAAAACTTGGGGTATCATCCCGATGAATCACCCGATTGTATATCCGACGATGGGTCTAGTGAATGAAGCGGGAGAGGTTGCAGGAAAAATAAAGAAAATCTTCAGAGATCAGAAAGGTCAAATCACAGAAGAGGACAGACAATCGTTAAAAAACGAACTCGGTGATGTACTCTGGTACTTAACACAAATTTGTACAGAGCTAGGCTTGACTTTAGAGGAAGTAGCCGAAACGAATATAACCAAACTTTCCTCCAGACAAGAAAGGGGTAAACTTAGGGGATCTGGTGATAATAGATAG